One part of the Anguilla anguilla isolate fAngAng1 chromosome 11, fAngAng1.pri, whole genome shotgun sequence genome encodes these proteins:
- the oprl1 gene encoding nociceptin receptor isoform X2 → MKTATNIYIFNLALADSLVLATLPFQGTDVFLGFWPFGNVLCKVVISIDYYNMFTSTFTLTMMSVDRYIAVCHPVKALDMRTPHKAKVINICIWILASAIGVPAMILGDVEVEANDEGIECIVVLPDPRSFPVFGTCVFLFSFLIPVAIISVCYSLMVKRLRSVRILSGSKEKDRNLRRITRMVLVVVAVFVVCWTPIQIMVLAQSLAVNLGSLLTVTLMHFCIALGYVNSSLNPVLYAFLDENFKRCFREFCYPSAFRLDMQQSSRMRSIAREVAYNCKTADGNSNPA, encoded by the exons ATGAAGACGGCCACCAACATATACATCTTCAACCTGGCTCTGGCTGATTCTCTTGTCCTTGCCACACTGCCATTCCAGGGAACAGATGTCTTTCTGGGCTTCTGGCCCTTTGGGAATGTCCTGTGCAAGGTGGTCATCTCCATTGACTACTACAACATGTTCACCAGCACCTTCACTCTCACCATGATGAGTGTGGACCGCTATATCGCTGTCTGCCACCCCGTCAAAGCTCTGGACATGCGCACGCCACACAAGGCCAAGGTCATCAACATCTGCATCTGGATACTGGCTTCTGCCATTGGGGTGCCTGCTATGATTCTGGGGGATGTGGAGGTAGAGGCAAATG atGAAGGCATCGAGTGCATTGTGGTCCTGCCTGACCCGCGCAGCTTCCCCGTGTTTGGCACCTGCGTgttcctcttctccttcctcaTCCCGGTGGCCATCATCAGCGTGTGCTACAGCCTGATGGTCAAGCGGCTGCGCAGCGTGCGCATCCTGTCGGGCTCCAAGGAGAAGGACCGCAACCTGCGGCGCATCACGCGcatggtgctggtggtggtggccGTGTTCGTGGTGTGCTGGACGCCCATCCAGATCATGGTCCTGGCCCAGTCCTTGGCGGTCAACCTGGGCAGCCTGCTGACGGTCACCCTCATGCACTTCTGCATCGCCCTGGGCTACGTCAACAGCAGCCTCAACCCCGTCCTGTACGCCTTCCTGGACGAGAACTTCAAGCGCTGCTTCCGGGAGTTCTGCTACCCCTCGGCCTTCCGCCTGGACATGCAGCAGTCCAGCCGCATGCGGAGCATTGCCCGGGAGGTGGCTTACAATTGCAAGACCGCAGACGGTAACAGTAACCCCGCCTGA
- the npbwr2b gene encoding neuropeptides B/W receptor type 2b produces the protein MRNPRGSPTVEDKMENISNSTNKNSVCNRSMDFYSFNSANRTDLNCTPPDQFLLQPDFYVVLPVIYSVICAVGLTGNTAVIYVILKAPKMKTVTNMFILNLAIADDLFTLVLPINIAEHLLHYWPFGEVLCKIILSIDHYNIFSSIYFLTVMSIDRYLVVLSTVRSRRMPYRTYRAAKIVSLCVWVLVILIVMPFTVFAGVYISHDDMERKSCVLSFPSPESFWFKASRIYTLILGFAIPVSTICILYTMMLYKLRNMRLNSNAKALDKAKKKVTVMVFIVLAVCLFCWTPFHLSTIVALTTDLRTTPLLIGISYFITSLSYANSCLNPFLYAFLDDSFRKAFKKMLECRPA, from the coding sequence ATGAGAAACCCGAGGGGTAGCCCAACGGTGgaagataaaatggaaaatatatccAACTCGACAAACAAAAACTCTGTGTGCAACCGTTCTATGGACTTCTATTCCTTCAACTCTGCCAACCGGACCGATTTAAATTGTACGCCCCCGGATCAGTTCCTTCTCCAACCGGATTTCTACGTTGTTCTGCCGGTCATATACTCTGTGATATGCGCTGTGGGTTTGACAGGCAACACAGCTGTCATTTATGTAATCCTCAAGGCacccaaaatgaaaacagtcacCAATATGTTTATCTTGAACTTGGCGATCGCTGATGACTTATTCACATTAGTTCTGCCCATCAACATTGCCGAACACCTCTTACATTACTGGCCCTTCGGTGAGGTGTTGTGCAAAATAATCCTGTCCATTGACCACTACAACATTTTCTCCAGCATCTACTTCCTCACTGTAATGAGCATCGATCGATACCTTGTAGTCCTCTCGACGGTGCGGTCCAGAAGAATGCCCTACCGTACGTACAGGGCAGCAAAAATAGTTAGCCTATGTGTCTGGGTGCTGGTGATTCTTATCGTCATGCCATTCACCGTTTTCGCTGGAGTTTATATTAGCCACGACGACATGGaaagaaagagttgtgtgttgAGTTTTCCCAGCCCGGAAAGTTTCTGGTTTAAGGCCAGTCGGATTTATACGCTTATCCTCGGATTCGCCATCCCTGTATCCACAATCTGCATTCTTTATACCATGATGCTGTACAAACTGAGAAACATGCGACTGAACTCCAACGCCAAAGCTCTAGATAAAGCGAAGAAAAAGGTGACAGTTATGGTGTTTATTGTGCTGGCAGTGTGCCTCTTTTGTTGGACCCCTTTCCATCTGAGTACCATCGTCGCCCTCACCACGGACCTGAGGACGACACCTTTATTGATAGGAATTTCCTACTTTATTACCAGTCTAAGCTATGCCAACTCGTGTCTGAACCCTTTCTTGTACGCCTTTCTGGATGACAGTTTCCGGAAGGCTTTCAAGAAAATGCTTGAATGTAGACCTGCTTGA